GTGCCAGTATCGTTTGACCAGCAACGACATGTGGGGGCAGGGGAACGTCCGGGGAGTTGGATGGCGATTAGTGTTTCCATGCCAAAAGTTGTGAGCTGTGGGGAATTGGAGCGTGCATGGCTGAAAGTAATTGAGCGCCACGGTACTTTGCGTACCGTTTTTAGTACCGGTATGGATGGAGAAGTGCAGCAGCACCGCATTGAAATTAGTGCTGGAAAATGGGTAGAACACCCTGTTTTACCTGGCGAAAGTATTAATGAGACGCTGCGAGCGGTGTTGAATAGGCAATGTTCACCGTATTCTCGGCCTTCGCATTGCTTGTGCATTATTGATGCACATCCGCGACCCACCGTGATTATTGGCAGTGATCATTCGCATGTGGATATGTGGTCCATGCTAGTAATTGTGCGTGATTTATTGGCTGCCCTGGATATGGAATTGCCCGCCGATCCGCCGTTGGCTTTTGAATCGCATACTGCTGAACTCTTAGCTGCGCCACCGGCACCATCGCAGATTCATCAGCGGTGGCGTGAAATTTTGGAAGCCGGTGGTGGGAAAATGCCACGGTTTCCGTTGCCACTTGGTGATGCCATCTCCATGCCTGAAAGAGTTGAAGTCCGTGATATCTTCGGGGTCAATGGTCTGGCAATTTACTCGGCACGTGCTCGAGCGAAACGGGTAAGCTCTCTGGCCTTGACTATTTCTGTCATGGCTGAAGTCACTGCATCTTTGGGTAAGCTACCGCTGCGCGCGGTATTTCCGGTACATAGCCGTTTTGACCAACGTTGGCATGACAGCGTGGGCTGGTTTATCACTAACTCTGTCCTCGAGGTTGCCGATGCTGATCCGCATACTGCAGCACAGGCTGTTCGTGAGGCTGTTTCTTTGGGGAGCTACCCTTTGGCGGAGGTGCTTGAACCGTGGGGAGGCATGCCGGAAACGCCAGGAATGTTTGCAATTTCTTGGCTTGACCTGCGTCGATTGCCGGTAAGTATTGATGATATCGGCCTTCAAGCCCAGTATGTGAGTGCATCACTTCGCACTGATGGTGTGATGTTGTGGTTCATTTTGGATCGATCGGGTGCGCACCTTCGTTGCCGATACCCCGATTCTGTGGAGGCGCGGGAGAATGTGGGCTGCTGGATTGATGCGATTGTTGCTCGAATGCGTGCCGAAGCATCAACTGTGAACTTGCGGGTTGGTGGGGAGCAATTGACGTTGAGGCATGGCACCCGTGCTGATATCGCTGAGGTTGCATTACTGTTTGCTGGGGGATTGGCAGACCTTTGTGAACTTGAGCAGGCTTTCGATCTGCTTACTTATGAGTCATCGCATTTTTTAGCAGTGGTCCGGAATGTGCGTGGTCGGGTGGTGGCTGCGATGCAGTTGACTATTGTTCCAGACTTTTCCCGCGGCGGTGCGCTGCAACTTCTCATTGAGGGGCCGTTTATTGTCCCTGAATATCGCGCTACCGATCTGGATGAAAAGTTGCGAACCTGGGCTGTGGAGCACGGGCGTGCACGTGGGGTGAAAATTGAGGAGGTTGTGGGGTAGTTGGTTTTGAAGTGAACAATCCACTTGGCTGTAGGAGGCGATTTAAGAGGTTGAAGTTTGTCGGATGGGTGTTTGTGTAGGCAGGGGGTGTTTGACCTCTTAGACGTGCCCCTAGAGGCTGTTAATTTTGAGGCCAATGGGCAAAATGTGAAACCTGAAGGTTCGCTGATCAAATTTTCGTTCCGGTCCGGCGGCGAGCCTTAAAGTTCGAACGAATATTTGCATGGATAGCCTCTCTTATTGCAAAAATTCAATCAAGATCGCTGGCGAGTTCGGAAAAGGGAACGAATATTCGCACATTCATTCCCTTCAGGGTTGCTTTGTGATGAGTCGATGAACCCAGCCCACCCCCTTACCTGATTCTCCAAGATCGAACGATCCTAATCACCGCAGGTGCCTCACAATCACCACAGTTCGCTGCGCTCGTTCGCCTGGAAGCTCATCGGAGGCGAGCATCGACAGAATTTCAGAGGAGCCGGATGCGTCGAGGTGCTCGGTGGGTTCGTCGAGAAGCAGAATTGGCGCGTCACTGAGTAATGCGCGGGCAAGAAGCAGTCGCCGGCGCTGGCCCCCAGAAAGGCTACCTGCACCTGAATCAAGCACGGTGCCAAGACCATCCGGTAGCCCTTCAACCCATTCAGCTAAACCAACGTCTACCAGGATCGATAACATATCTTCATCTGTTGCATTTGGTGCGCC
Above is a genomic segment from Corynebacterium suranareeae containing:
- a CDS encoding condensation domain-containing protein; this translates as MAISVSMPKVVSCGELERAWLKVIERHGTLRTVFSTGMDGEVQQHRIEISAGKWVEHPVLPGESINETLRAVLNRQCSPYSRPSHCLCIIDAHPRPTVIIGSDHSHVDMWSMLVIVRDLLAALDMELPADPPLAFESHTAELLAAPPAPSQIHQRWREILEAGGGKMPRFPLPLGDAISMPERVEVRDIFGVNGLAIYSARARAKRVSSLALTISVMAEVTASLGKLPLRAVFPVHSRFDQRWHDSVGWFITNSVLEVADADPHTAAQAVREAVSLGSYPLAEVLEPWGGMPETPGMFAISWLDLRRLPVSIDDIGLQAQYVSASLRTDGVMLWFILDRSGAHLRCRYPDSVEARENVGCWIDAIVARMRAEASTVNLRVGGEQLTLRHGTRADIAEVALLFAGGLADLCELEQAFDLLTYESSHFLAVVRNVRGRVVAAMQLTIVPDFSRGGALQLLIEGPFIVPEYRATDLDEKLRTWAVEHGRARGVKIEEVVG